In Microtus pennsylvanicus isolate mMicPen1 chromosome 12, mMicPen1.hap1, whole genome shotgun sequence, the following proteins share a genomic window:
- the LOC142832356 gene encoding transmembrane protease serine 11G-like produces MVNFQNRVPVQFLYALAHPGQLMPGILGRRKCSWKPWMVALTTTAVSLALAIAIGLLVYFLVYDEKTYYYQASFRIPSIAYSSDLSIEQSRLRIDLKQKLSNEIDVIFHRSSLKHHYIKSQVVNFRPSNDGLKADILIKFQFPRNSVGTLKRQADSILHKKLQSTQSFMKRDTSLPNLREMNAAQAENILNSDCGLGMEYPLTARIANGKPADKASWPWQSSLQVDGIHLCGASLIGSQWLLTSAHCFDTYKNPKLWTVSFGTTLSHPLMTRKIASIIIHENYAAHKHDDDIAVVKLSSPVLFSENLRRVCLPDATFQVLPKSKVFVTGWGALKANGPFPNSLQEVEIEIISNDVCNQVNVYGGAISSGMICAGFLTGKLDACEGDSGGPLVIPHDGNIWYLLGIVSWGIDCGKENKPGIYTRVTHYRNWIKSKTNI; encoded by the exons ATGGTAAACTTTCAGAATCGTGTTCCTGTACAGTTTCTCTATGCATTAGCTCACCCTGGACAGCTCAT gcCAGGGATCCTGGGTAGAAGAAAATGTTCCTGGAAACCATGGATGGTTGCTCTTACTACCACGGCTGTTTCATTGGCTTTAGCAATAGCCATTGGGCTCCTTGTTTACTTTTTGGTGTATG ATGAGAAGACTTATTACTACCAGGCCTCCTTCCGGATTCCCAGCATTGCATATAGCTCAGATTTATCTATAGAACAGTCAAGACTTCGGATAGACCTGAAACAAAAACTCAGCAATGAG atAGATGTGATTTTTCACAGATCCAGTTTAAAGCATCATTATATCAAATCTCAGGTTGTCAACTTCAG GCCAAGTAATGATGGTTTGAAAGCAGACATACTGATTAAATTTCAGTTTCCCCGTAACAGTGTGGGCACTTTGAAAAGACAAGCTGATAGCATTTTGCACAAGAAGTTGCAATCCACCCAGAGCTTCATGAAGAGAGACACTTCATTACCTAATCTTAGAG AAATGAATGCAGCACAAGCAGAGAATATTCTAAACAGTG ATTGTGGCTTGGGGATGGAGTACCCACTTACAGCAAGAATTGCTAATGGCAAACCTGCAGACAAAGCTTCCTGGCCATGGCAAAGCAGCCTGCAGGTGGATGGTATCCACCTCTGTGGTGCATCCCTGATTGGCTCCCAGTGGCTCCTGACCTCTGCTCACTGCTTTGATAC TTACAAAAACCCCAAACTGTGGACAGTCAGTTTTGGGACAACCCTAAGCCATCCACTGATGACAAGAAAGATAGCGTCCATCATTATTCATGAGAACTACGCAGCTCACAAGCACGACGATGATATTGCTGTGGTCAAGCTCTCCAGCCCCGTCCTGTTTTCTGAAAACCTGCGCAGGGTCTGTCTCCCTGATGCTACTTTTCAAGTCTTGCCGAAGAGTAAAGTGTTTGTCACTGGATGGGGAGCTTTGAAAGCAAATG GTCCCTTTCCCAATTCTCTCCAAGAGGTTGAAATAGAGATCATAAGTAATGATGTATGTAACCAAGTGAATGTGTATGGTGGAGCTATATCATCAGGAATGATATGTGCTGGGTTCTTGACAGGAAAACTGGACGCCTGTGAG GGTGATTCTGGAGGGCCCCTGGTCATTCCACACGATGGAAATATCTGGTATCTTCTTGGCATTGTTAGCTGGGGAATCGactgtggaaaagaaaacaagcccGGAATTTACACGAGAGTGACTCATTATCGGAACTGGATTAAATCTAAAACTAACATCTAA